One region of Deinococcus seoulensis genomic DNA includes:
- a CDS encoding helicase-related protein produces MTGLMELIAETRTDFQGDPELFALGVEARRIQLGYTFDPFFAVSASRIDPLPHQLEAVYGVLLKRPRIRFLLADDPGAGKTVMSGLLLKELRYRKLIDRVLIVTPANLTDQWRREMQDKFGETFHVINRDVAALSYGENPWEQENLVVTSIDFAKRDEHLENLRRVHWDLVIVDESHRLSATKYGSEIRRSQRYKLGEVLAGTSAHMLLLTATPHQGDDEKFRLLLDLLEPDLFATAGLLREAANKGENPIMLRRLKEDMTDFDGKPIFPPRHVHTPQFRLSVSERTLYDHVTDYVTKHFRKAWDDKRRNIGLAMTVLQRRLASSSYAISRSLENRLKRLQALRDDVQSLKEDPYFGYTEEELEDLPEEERWEIEDRIAERLTLARNLPDLEAEIRELESLSREARALARMEQDRKLQQLLKVLTQLKGEKLLVFTEHKDTLTFLVGVLEKQGYAVTHIDGSMNLQERVGREREFRDSAQVMVATEAAGEGINLQFCSVMVNYDLPWNPTRLEQRMGRIHRYGQKLEVNIHNLIAEGTREGDVLTLVLQKLEAMRAQLGSDRVYDVVGELLGDVDLEQLMLEHLLGRRSLAEIQAMVEARLSPDRVEYLREVTLEALAKRDVDLSRLRADREQSELTRIQPEYTARFFVQALEKLSGKATLRQDGLYSMRVPYDLRSRAHNVRSEYPKTTFDKRANLDADFLAPGHPLFDLVLQETLALAQPVMQQGATFELDGLTESAQLGFYELAVVDGRGTTASRRLFAVQQTAGQEPSLVSPRVLVDALPATTPDGLKFPEDSADGLEHWLLDTQLEPYENEVRQDRLREVDIRRRYGTRSLEHLIRESTRKLTQHKLKAAQGEDMKLAVTQEERRLRHLQERQQGFTNELEQESQLIPEPAQLLAVAHLQPLRPAEQNLPKEDDPAVRKAVELAGMRVTETYERAQGRVPVDVSADNVGYDIRSAHPTLLPDGRPTALRHIEVKGRAGVGPVVLTPNEWITAGRLGDSYYLYVVTHALSAKPTLTIVQDPAARLTPGQEVTVLHYVIPTDEWQRAGEATQEHA; encoded by the coding sequence ATGACGGGCCTCATGGAACTGATCGCCGAAACCCGAACGGACTTCCAGGGTGACCCCGAGTTGTTCGCGCTGGGTGTTGAAGCCCGCCGCATCCAGCTTGGCTACACCTTCGATCCGTTCTTCGCTGTATCGGCCAGCCGCATCGATCCGCTGCCGCACCAGCTGGAGGCCGTCTATGGCGTCCTGCTCAAACGGCCCCGCATCCGGTTCCTGCTGGCCGACGATCCCGGCGCCGGAAAGACGGTCATGAGCGGTCTGCTCCTCAAGGAGCTGCGGTACCGTAAATTGATCGACCGCGTTCTGATCGTCACTCCGGCCAACCTGACCGACCAGTGGCGGCGCGAGATGCAGGACAAGTTCGGGGAGACCTTCCACGTCATCAACCGGGATGTCGCGGCCCTGTCCTACGGAGAGAATCCCTGGGAGCAGGAGAACCTGGTCGTCACCAGTATCGACTTCGCCAAGAGGGACGAACACCTCGAAAACCTGCGGCGGGTGCACTGGGATCTGGTCATCGTGGACGAATCTCATCGCCTGTCCGCCACCAAGTACGGCTCGGAGATTCGCCGCTCCCAGCGGTACAAACTGGGTGAGGTGCTGGCCGGGACCAGCGCCCACATGCTCCTCCTGACTGCTACACCTCACCAGGGGGACGATGAGAAGTTCCGGCTGCTGCTCGACCTGCTGGAACCCGACCTGTTTGCCACCGCAGGTCTGCTCCGCGAAGCGGCCAACAAGGGCGAGAACCCGATCATGCTGCGCCGCCTGAAAGAGGACATGACGGATTTCGACGGGAAGCCGATCTTCCCACCCAGGCACGTTCATACGCCGCAGTTCCGCCTTTCAGTCAGTGAGCGGACCCTGTACGACCACGTGACCGACTACGTCACCAAGCACTTCCGGAAAGCCTGGGACGACAAACGGCGCAACATCGGCCTGGCCATGACCGTGCTGCAGCGGCGGCTGGCCAGCAGCTCCTACGCCATCAGCCGCTCCCTCGAAAACCGTCTCAAGCGGCTCCAGGCTCTGCGGGACGACGTGCAGAGCCTGAAAGAAGATCCTTACTTCGGGTACACCGAAGAGGAACTTGAAGACCTTCCCGAAGAGGAGCGCTGGGAGATCGAGGACCGCATTGCCGAGCGCCTGACCCTCGCCCGCAACCTCCCCGACCTGGAAGCCGAAATCAGAGAACTGGAATCCCTGAGTCGGGAGGCCAGGGCCCTGGCCCGAATGGAGCAGGACCGCAAGCTGCAACAGCTGCTCAAGGTGCTGACCCAGCTCAAGGGCGAGAAGCTGCTGGTCTTCACAGAACACAAGGACACCCTGACCTTCCTGGTCGGTGTCCTGGAAAAGCAGGGCTACGCCGTGACCCACATTGACGGCAGCATGAACCTGCAAGAACGGGTCGGGCGCGAACGAGAATTCCGCGACTCCGCGCAGGTGATGGTCGCCACAGAAGCCGCCGGGGAAGGTATCAACCTTCAGTTCTGCTCGGTGATGGTCAACTACGACCTCCCCTGGAATCCCACCCGACTGGAACAACGGATGGGCCGCATTCACCGCTACGGGCAGAAGCTCGAAGTGAACATCCATAACCTGATTGCCGAAGGCACGCGGGAAGGGGACGTGCTGACCCTGGTCCTCCAGAAACTGGAGGCGATGCGGGCGCAACTCGGCAGCGACCGGGTGTACGACGTGGTGGGAGAACTGCTTGGGGACGTGGATCTGGAGCAACTAATGCTCGAACACCTGCTGGGCCGCCGGAGCCTGGCCGAGATTCAGGCCATGGTGGAGGCACGGCTGTCACCCGACCGTGTGGAATACCTGCGGGAAGTCACCCTCGAAGCGCTCGCCAAGCGGGACGTCGATCTCTCACGCCTGCGGGCCGACCGCGAGCAGAGCGAACTGACCCGCATCCAGCCGGAGTACACCGCCCGGTTCTTCGTGCAGGCTCTGGAAAAACTCAGCGGCAAGGCCACCCTCCGTCAGGACGGGCTGTACAGCATGCGGGTGCCGTACGACCTGCGCAGCCGCGCCCACAACGTCCGTAGTGAGTACCCGAAGACCACGTTCGACAAACGCGCCAACTTGGACGCTGATTTTCTCGCACCCGGTCATCCACTCTTCGACCTGGTCCTTCAAGAGACGCTGGCGCTTGCTCAGCCGGTCATGCAGCAGGGCGCAACCTTTGAACTGGACGGCCTGACTGAATCCGCCCAGCTCGGGTTCTACGAACTTGCTGTGGTCGACGGACGGGGCACTACCGCGTCACGCCGCCTCTTTGCCGTGCAGCAGACCGCCGGGCAGGAGCCTTCACTGGTGTCTCCACGCGTTCTGGTGGACGCCCTCCCAGCCACCACGCCGGACGGCCTGAAGTTCCCGGAAGACTCTGCCGATGGACTGGAGCACTGGCTGCTCGACACCCAGCTGGAACCCTACGAGAACGAGGTCCGGCAGGACCGCCTGCGAGAGGTCGATATCCGGCGGCGGTACGGCACCCGCAGTCTTGAGCATCTCATCCGCGAATCCACCCGAAAGCTGACCCAACACAAACTCAAAGCGGCCCAGGGCGAAGACATGAAGCTCGCCGTCACGCAGGAGGAACGCCGACTCCGCCATCTCCAGGAAAGGCAGCAGGGCTTCACGAACGAACTCGAACAGGAATCCCAGCTCATTCCCGAACCGGCCCAGTTGCTGGCCGTGGCGCACCTCCAGCCCCTGCGCCCAGCCGAACAGAACCTGCCCAAAGAGGACGATCCGGCTGTTCGGAAAGCCGTGGAACTGGCAGGCATGCGCGTGACCGAAACCTACGAACGTGCGCAGGGTCGGGTACCCGTGGACGTCAGTGCCGACAACGTCGGATACGACATCCGCAGCGCTCACCCCACCCTGCTTCCCGACGGGCGACCGACCGCCCTGCGCCATATCGAAGTGAAAGGACGGGCAGGTGTCGGACCAGTCGTGCTGACACCTAACGAGTGGATCACTGCCGGGCGCCTGGGCGACTCGTACTACCTGTACGTGGTGACTCACGCGCTGAGTGCCAAGCCAACCCTGACCATCGTTCAGGATCCGGCGGCCAGACTCACCCCTGGCCAGGAAGTCACGGTGCTGCACTACGTGATTCCCACGGACGAATGGCAACGTGCAGGCGAGGCCACCCAGGAGCACGCGTGA